The proteins below come from a single Cannabis sativa cultivar Pink pepper isolate KNU-18-1 chromosome 3, ASM2916894v1, whole genome shotgun sequence genomic window:
- the LOC115711463 gene encoding polygalacturonase-like → MENVHFTYYKNQGHTKAVCQNVEFTRFRDVIPSCDSDTIDHQKPQPQTQPKPQPKPQPKPQPKPQPQPQPKPQPKPQPKPKPRSHPMPRPVPVQKRGVINVDDFGAKGRGQDDTMAFEKAWQKACSSNVPIVLVVPSQNTYLVKPIVFRGPCKSKVTVQIDGTIEAPSDPSDYNGHESNWLMFENINDLVVQGGGTINGNGNSWWKLSCNIDTSLPCKPAPTGLTFSNCNNLVVRDLHVKDCQQMQVMFVNCNTVMAFNLTVTAPGDSPNTDGIHVTRCVNMDISNSVIGTGDDCISIVSGSRNVTATDITCGPGHGISIGSLGAGHAEAHVSDIFVRRAKFYETTNGVRIKTWQGGKGDARNIKFQDIEMHNVQNPIIIDQNYCDRRRMVCKQEESTVQVSDVLYQNIKGTSASQVAIMFDCSQSHECENIILQDVELQLPQHRAHAEALCNNVDLTHIGRVTPLCPN, encoded by the exons ATGGAAAATGTTCACTTCACATACTATAAAAACCAAGGCCATACCAAAGCTGTGTGCCAAAATGTGGAATTCACTCGTTTTAGAGATGTTATTCCAAGCTGTGATTCTGATACCATTGACCACCAAAAGCCTCAGCCACAGACACAGCCAAAGCCTCAACCGAAGCCTCAACCTAAGCCTCAGCCAAAGCCTCAACCTCAACCTCAACCGAAGCCTCAGCCAAAGCCTCAGCCTAAGCCTAAGCCTCGATCTCACCCAATGCCAAGGCCTGTGCCAGTTCAAAAACGAGGAGTTATTAATGTTGATGATTTTGGAGCAAAAGGAAGGGGCCAAGATGACACGATG gCATTTGAGAAGGCATGGCAGAAGGCTTGTTCATCTAATGTTCCTATTGTACTAGTGGTGCCTTCTCAAAACACCTATCTTGTTAAGCCAATTGTGTTCCGCGGTCCATGCAAATCCAAAGTTACAGTTCAGATTGATGGGACTATAGAAGCACCCTCCGATCCATCAGACTACAATGGACACGAAAGCAACTGGCTTATGTTTGAAAATATTAATGATTTAGTAGTCCAAGGTGGTGGAACCATTAACGGTAATGGAAATTCTTGGTGGAAGCTCTCCTGCAACATTGATACATCACTC CCATGCAAGCCAGCACCAACC GgtttaactttttcaaattgtaACAACTTGGTGGTGAGAGATTTACATGTAAAAGACTGCCAACAAATGCAAGTCATGTTTGTGAATTGCAACACAGTCATGGCTTTCAATCTCACAGTCACTGCACCAGGCGATAGTCCCAACACTGATGGAATCCATGTAACACGTTGTGTGAACATGGACATCTCTAACTCTGTCATTGGAACAg GTGATGATTGCATATCTATCGTAAGCGGATCCCGAAATGTTACAGCCACAGACATAACCTGTGGACCTGGTCACGGAATCAG TATTGGAAGTTTGGGAGCTGGACATGCAGAAGCTCATGTTTCTGATATATTCGTCCGCAGAGCTAAATTTTACGAAACCACTAATGGAGTTCGAATTAAAACTTGGCAG GGAGGTAAAGGAGATGcgagaaatataaaatttcaagaCATAGAGATGCATAATGTGCAGAACCCAATCATAATCGATCAAAATTATTGTGATCGTCGTAGAATGGTCTGCAAACAAGAG GAATCTACTGTTCAAGTGAGTGATGTGTTGTACCAAAACATTAAAGGTACAAGTGCCTCTCAAGTTGCCATAATGTTCGATTGTAGTCAGAGTCATGAAtgtgaaaatattatattacaagATGTCGAGCTACAACTACCCCAACATAGAGCACATGCTGAAGCTTTGTGCAACAATGTGGACCTCACTCATATTGGACGTGTTACTCCTCTGTGTCCAAATTAG